In one window of Pristiophorus japonicus isolate sPriJap1 chromosome 9, sPriJap1.hap1, whole genome shotgun sequence DNA:
- the LOC139273591 gene encoding zinc finger protein 664-like has translation MEKPWECGDCGKRFNYPSELEKHQRSHTAKRLFICSVCGDRFTQSSHLMGHQRIHTGERPYTCTVCGEGFTCCSKLLTHQRVHTGNRLFTCSECGEEFTCSSNLLTHQRVHIGNRLFTCSVCGEGFARSSHLLVH, from the coding sequence atggagaaaccgtgggaatgtggggactgtgggaagagatttaaTTACCCTTCAGAGCTGGAAAAACATCAGCGAAGTCACACTGcgaagaggctgttcatctgctccgtgtgtggggatcGATTCACTCAGTCAAGCCACCTGAtgggacaccagcgaattcacaccggggagaggccgtacaCTTGcaccgtgtgtggggagggattcacttgttGTTCCAagcttctaactcaccagcgagttcacactgggaacaggctgttcacctgctctgaatgtggggaggaattcacttgttcatccaaccttctaactcaccagcgagttcacattgggaacaggctgttcacctgctctgtgtgtggggagggattcgctcggtcatcccatctgctagtacactag
- the LOC139274103 gene encoding zinc finger protein 774-like: MEKPWECGDCAKAFNYSSDLINHQRSHTGERPFICSVCGKGFTRSSHLLTHHQVHIGERPFTCSVCQKGFTHSSNLLTHHRVHTGERPFTCSVCGKGFTRTSDLLKHQRIQTGERPFTCSVCEKGFNRSSNLLAHHRIHTGERPFTCSVCEKGFNRLYNLLTHQRVHLCLQGLDSALSHIQD, translated from the coding sequence atggagaaaccgtgggaatgtggggactgtgcaaAGGCATTTAATTATTCATCTGACCTGATAAATCAtcaacgcagtcacaccggggagaggccattcatctgctctgtgtgtgggaagggattcactcggtcatcccacctgctgacacaccaccaAGTTCAcatcggggagaggccattcacctgctccgtgtgtcagaagggattcactcattcatccaaccttctgacacaccatcgagttcacactggggagaggccattcacctgctccgtgtgtggaaagggattcactcgtaCATCCGACCTTCTCAAACACCAGCGAATtcaaactggggagaggccgttcacctgctccgtgtgtgaaaaGGGATTTAATCGATCATCGAACCTGCTGGCCCACcatcgaattcacactggggagaggccgttcacctgctccgtgtgtgaaaaGGGATTTAATCGATTATataacctgttgacacaccagcgagttcacctgtgtctgcaggggttggattctgctcttAGTCACATCCAAGACTGA